The Spirosoma foliorum genome has a window encoding:
- a CDS encoding FAD-dependent monooxygenase — protein sequence MTINTKKAILIGCGISGPMMALFLKQIGIEATIYEAQTQHRDDAGAFLGLTPNGLNILKQFIPLKSILTDFTPGKMTFFNAKNKNIGEIDNVNQKELYGAETVQLKRGVLNKTIREVATANGINIELGKKLISIQQNEPSATAFFEDGTSATADFIIGCDGIHSATRKSIFPNGPKLSYTGLLSTGGFTKLPNVEDLYGSIRMTFGEKAFFAYAVSNLGDVWWFNNISQEKEPAKNELSKLELDQLKNTLLNLHKHDPAPITDIIKSAQKVEIYPIYDIPFLEKWHKGRVCLIGDSAHATAPHIGQGASLALEDTIVLAKCIRDLPTLEEAFAKFQTLRQRRVQKMVKEARKVGDNKTVPNKFQQFFRDLLLPFFVKMEAKKMAWVYSYKVDWEEKVV from the coding sequence ATGACAATCAACACGAAAAAAGCAATCCTGATTGGGTGTGGAATTTCTGGCCCTATGATGGCGCTGTTTCTCAAACAAATCGGAATTGAAGCCACTATTTATGAAGCTCAAACGCAGCATAGAGATGATGCTGGGGCTTTTTTAGGGCTTACGCCCAATGGCTTAAACATCCTGAAACAATTTATTCCGCTTAAATCTATTCTCACCGATTTTACACCCGGAAAAATGACATTCTTCAATGCGAAGAATAAGAACATTGGGGAAATCGATAATGTAAATCAAAAAGAATTATACGGTGCCGAAACGGTACAACTAAAACGAGGAGTGCTGAATAAAACAATTCGAGAAGTTGCCACAGCCAATGGAATTAACATAGAATTAGGTAAGAAACTGATATCAATTCAACAGAATGAACCATCAGCGACTGCTTTTTTCGAAGATGGCACAAGCGCCACTGCCGATTTTATCATCGGTTGCGATGGTATTCATTCAGCAACCCGCAAATCAATATTCCCGAACGGACCAAAATTATCGTATACCGGTTTGCTCTCGACGGGCGGTTTTACGAAGCTGCCGAATGTAGAAGATTTATATGGCTCAATCCGAATGACGTTTGGGGAGAAGGCGTTTTTCGCCTATGCGGTTTCTAATCTGGGCGACGTCTGGTGGTTCAATAATATCTCGCAGGAAAAAGAACCAGCAAAAAATGAGCTAAGCAAGCTAGAGCTGGATCAACTCAAGAACACGTTACTGAACCTGCATAAACACGACCCAGCCCCCATTACCGACATTATTAAATCGGCCCAGAAAGTAGAAATTTATCCGATTTATGACATTCCGTTTTTAGAAAAATGGCACAAGGGCCGTGTTTGCCTGATTGGCGATTCGGCCCATGCCACAGCACCGCATATCGGGCAGGGAGCATCACTAGCGCTGGAGGACACAATCGTTTTAGCCAAATGCATCCGGGATTTGCCCACCCTGGAGGAAGCATTTGCTAAATTCCAGACATTACGGCAACGTCGCGTACAAAAGATGGTTAAAGAGGCTCGAAAAGTTGGTGACAATAAAACCGTGCCCAATAAATTCCAGCAGTTTTTCAGGGACTTACTATTGCCCTTCTTCGTCAAGATGGAAGCAAAAAAAATGGCCTGGGTCTACTCGTATAAAGTTGACTGGGAGGAGAAAGTAGTTTGA
- a CDS encoding pentapeptide repeat-containing protein, with the protein MEYYKQVFTQLEDLPEQWTNHEFEHCTFKKLDLSRIEFANSNFINCRFEECNLTRVGLGNVKLFDVNFFNCKLAYVDFGQCNAFGFHANFQECQLDNTAFLNRKLKKAKFIDCSIREAHFIRCELTGTIFKSCDLEFARFEGNDLAQVDFSSSYNLELNPDENKLKKAKFSLQNLPGLLTKYDLVIKG; encoded by the coding sequence ATGGAGTATTATAAACAGGTATTTACTCAACTCGAGGACTTGCCGGAGCAATGGACGAATCATGAATTTGAACACTGTACATTCAAAAAACTGGATTTGTCCCGCATCGAGTTTGCCAACTCGAATTTTATTAATTGCCGTTTCGAGGAATGCAATTTAACGAGAGTTGGGTTGGGAAATGTAAAACTCTTCGACGTCAATTTTTTCAATTGCAAGCTGGCGTATGTTGATTTCGGGCAATGCAATGCTTTCGGATTTCATGCCAATTTTCAGGAGTGCCAGCTGGATAACACAGCTTTCCTGAATCGTAAACTGAAGAAAGCTAAGTTTATCGACTGTTCAATCCGGGAAGCTCACTTTATACGTTGTGAACTAACTGGAACCATCTTTAAAAGCTGCGATCTGGAATTTGCCAGATTTGAAGGGAATGATTTGGCCCAGGTTGATTTTTCGAGTTCCTATAATTTAGAACTAAATCCAGACGAAAATAAGCTGAAAAAAGCCAAGTTCTCGTTACAAAATTTGCCCGGTTTGTTGACCAAATATGATCTGGTTATTAAGGGCTAA
- a CDS encoding thymidylate synthase: protein MQQYHDLLRHILQKGTRKTDRTGTGTISVFGYQMRFNLQDGFPLLTTKKVHTKSIIHELLWFIKGDTNIKYLKDNGVSIWDEWADENGDLGPVYGKQWRSWAAPNGQVIDQLQDVLKQLKNSPDSRRMIISAWNPADVPNMALPPCHLLMQFYVADGKLSCQLYQRSADVFLGVPFNIASYALFTMMIAQECGYTAHEFIWTGGDTHLYLNHLEQVETQLAREPRPLSTMRLNPDVKSVFDFTYADFTLENYDPYPAIKAPVAV from the coding sequence ATGCAACAATATCACGACCTGCTTCGCCATATTCTTCAGAAAGGCACTCGCAAAACAGACCGCACCGGCACCGGAACCATCAGCGTTTTTGGCTACCAGATGCGTTTCAATCTGCAAGACGGCTTCCCGTTATTGACCACCAAGAAAGTTCACACCAAGTCCATTATTCACGAATTACTGTGGTTCATCAAAGGCGATACAAACATCAAATACCTGAAAGACAATGGCGTGTCGATCTGGGATGAGTGGGCTGACGAAAACGGCGATTTAGGTCCCGTTTATGGCAAACAATGGCGTAGCTGGGCAGCTCCCAATGGACAAGTGATCGATCAATTGCAGGACGTATTGAAGCAGTTGAAAAACTCACCTGATTCGCGTCGAATGATTATTTCGGCCTGGAATCCGGCCGATGTGCCAAACATGGCGTTGCCTCCCTGCCATCTTCTTATGCAGTTTTACGTGGCTGATGGGAAGCTATCCTGCCAGCTTTACCAACGTAGCGCTGACGTATTTCTGGGCGTGCCTTTCAATATTGCCAGTTACGCGTTGTTCACCATGATGATTGCGCAGGAGTGCGGCTACACTGCTCACGAGTTTATCTGGACAGGTGGAGATACGCACTTGTACCTGAACCACCTGGAGCAGGTTGAAACGCAGCTCGCCCGCGAACCACGCCCATTATCCACCATGCGTCTGAATCCGGATGTAAAATCGGTGTTTGATTTTACCTATGCAGATTTCACGCTCGAAAACTACGATCCTTATCCGGCTATCAAAGCGCCTGTGGCGGTTTAG
- a CDS encoding OsmC family protein, with the protein MIDSQPVDAIQEYTTMQVELVRVDDAFHFEALGKSGVAQHIDAATDIGGHNAGARPMEMMLMGLAGCSAIDVILILKKQKQVIEDFRLKVDGLREKDAIPAPFKKIHITYLLKGELNPEKVKRAIDLSMDKYCSATAQLRPSTEITYSFEIEA; encoded by the coding sequence ATGATTGATTCACAACCAGTTGATGCCATTCAGGAATACACTACCATGCAAGTTGAGCTCGTTCGTGTCGACGACGCTTTTCATTTTGAAGCTTTAGGTAAATCGGGTGTGGCGCAACACATCGATGCCGCTACGGATATTGGTGGTCATAATGCCGGAGCACGACCAATGGAAATGATGTTGATGGGTCTGGCTGGTTGTTCAGCCATCGATGTTATCCTGATTTTGAAAAAACAGAAACAGGTCATCGAAGACTTCCGTCTGAAAGTGGATGGGTTACGCGAAAAAGATGCCATTCCAGCTCCGTTCAAGAAAATTCATATTACTTACTTGCTAAAAGGTGAGTTAAATCCTGAGAAAGTAAAACGGGCCATCGACCTGTCGATGGATAAATACTGCTCAGCAACTGCCCAACTGCGCCCTTCGACAGAGATAACGTATTCATTTGAAATTGAGGCTTAA
- a CDS encoding FGGY family carbohydrate kinase gives MTNSYILAIDQGTSSTKTLLFDAEGRVVARASEPLKTNYFGDGYVEQVPDEIFRNVLTSVGKCIGTFAAEGGDLKAINACGISNQRETFIVWDESGEPLHNAVVWQCKRSIGVCERLKAEGLEETIQAKTGLFIDPYFSGSKLIWLNENDEKVRQAIDAGKAYFGTVDTWLLYKLTNGKCYLTDYTNASRTLFFNLKTLSWDQELLATFGLSKLNLPEPKPSSAYFGESNFNGLFDHSIPITSLIGDSHAAAFGEGCFSPGTAKATLGTGCSIIMNIGEAVTTSNHGMVTTICWSTEERVDYALEGVIVTCGATIEWLKNTLELFAESRETETMATAVTDNGGVYIIPAFSGLGAPHWQMSRKASISGLTFGSTKNHIVRAALESIPYQIKDVIVAMEQDTGISLEELMVNGGISANKFVLQFLADLLGKSVVNKGMPDVSAQGAAYLAGLKAGIYKDLAYLSSINLTKEEVNPGAGQEKVAIDYAGWQAVIN, from the coding sequence ATGACCAATTCCTACATTCTTGCCATCGACCAGGGCACTAGCAGCACCAAAACGCTTCTGTTTGATGCCGAAGGGCGTGTTGTTGCGCGTGCTTCGGAACCACTGAAAACCAATTACTTCGGCGATGGCTACGTTGAACAAGTTCCAGACGAAATTTTTCGAAATGTGCTCACGTCTGTCGGCAAGTGCATTGGCACATTTGCCGCTGAAGGCGGTGATCTAAAGGCGATTAATGCCTGTGGGATTTCGAATCAGCGCGAGACATTTATCGTTTGGGACGAGTCGGGCGAGCCGTTGCATAATGCGGTTGTCTGGCAGTGTAAACGATCTATTGGCGTTTGCGAGCGACTAAAAGCCGAAGGATTGGAAGAGACGATTCAGGCGAAAACCGGGCTGTTCATTGATCCTTATTTTTCAGGAAGCAAACTGATCTGGCTCAACGAAAACGATGAGAAAGTTCGGCAGGCTATCGATGCTGGGAAAGCGTATTTTGGAACCGTAGATACCTGGCTGCTTTATAAACTAACCAACGGTAAGTGCTACCTGACCGATTATACCAACGCATCCCGGACCCTGTTTTTTAACCTGAAAACACTAAGCTGGGATCAGGAATTGCTAGCTACGTTTGGTTTGTCGAAGCTGAATCTGCCAGAACCGAAACCATCTTCGGCATACTTTGGTGAATCGAATTTCAATGGTTTATTCGACCATAGTATCCCAATCACCAGCCTCATTGGCGACTCCCATGCGGCTGCGTTTGGCGAAGGTTGTTTCTCGCCGGGTACCGCCAAAGCGACGTTAGGTACAGGGTGTTCGATTATCATGAACATCGGTGAAGCCGTAACGACCTCGAACCACGGTATGGTGACTACCATTTGCTGGAGTACCGAAGAGCGCGTCGATTATGCGTTAGAAGGCGTCATTGTCACTTGTGGAGCGACTATCGAATGGTTGAAAAACACGCTGGAATTGTTCGCCGAAAGTCGCGAAACGGAAACGATGGCAACGGCGGTGACCGATAATGGTGGCGTTTATATTATCCCGGCATTCAGCGGCTTAGGCGCTCCGCACTGGCAAATGTCTCGTAAAGCATCTATTTCAGGGTTGACGTTCGGATCGACTAAAAATCACATCGTCCGGGCAGCGTTAGAGTCCATTCCGTACCAGATTAAGGATGTTATTGTGGCGATGGAGCAGGATACCGGCATTTCGCTGGAAGAACTCATGGTGAACGGCGGTATCAGTGCCAATAAGTTTGTGCTTCAGTTCTTAGCCGACTTGCTGGGTAAATCGGTCGTTAATAAAGGTATGCCGGATGTGTCTGCGCAAGGTGCTGCTTATTTGGCTGGTCTGAAAGCGGGTATTTATAAAGATCTGGCTTATTTAAGCTCCATTAATTTGACTAAAGAAGAGGTTAATCCCGGTGCAGGGCAGGAAAAAGTAGCTATCGATTATGCCGGTTGGCAAGCGGTGATCAACTAA
- a CDS encoding ABC transporter permease, with protein MQATLTSYRPFLTRFQSLIALFILCLGISLMSDKFLTVANFWNVLRQISVNVCISTGMTLVVLTAGIDLSVGSVLALSGAITAGLLRNGIQLPSQNLYIGFTLLGATLAGLITGSGLGWFNGWAITRFKLPPFVATLAMLTIARGLTMLWTEGFPITGLGDSFTFLGTGWFLGIPLPVWLSAIIVVVAVLITNKTRLGRYIYAIGGSESAARLSGVNINKIKIAVYTIAGALAAVGGLLVTSRLDSAQPNAGTSYELDSIAAVVIGGTSLSGGRGSILGTVQGAIIIGVLNNGLVLLNVSPFWQQVVKGFVILLAVIIDKSNSKSE; from the coding sequence ATGCAAGCCACCTTAACTTCCTATCGTCCTTTTCTAACGCGCTTTCAATCCCTGATTGCTCTGTTCATTCTGTGCCTGGGAATCAGCCTGATGTCCGATAAATTTCTGACGGTTGCCAACTTCTGGAATGTACTACGGCAGATTTCGGTCAACGTCTGCATTTCTACGGGCATGACGCTCGTGGTACTCACGGCGGGTATCGACTTATCCGTCGGTTCGGTACTGGCGCTTTCGGGGGCTATCACAGCGGGCTTATTGCGCAATGGCATTCAACTTCCATCACAGAATCTGTATATCGGCTTTACGTTGTTAGGTGCCACATTGGCCGGGTTGATTACGGGTTCTGGGTTGGGCTGGTTCAACGGCTGGGCTATTACGCGATTCAAACTGCCACCCTTCGTAGCGACACTGGCCATGCTGACCATCGCCCGTGGATTGACGATGCTCTGGACAGAAGGCTTTCCAATCACTGGCCTCGGTGATTCGTTCACTTTTCTGGGAACAGGCTGGTTTTTAGGGATTCCGTTACCCGTTTGGTTATCGGCCATTATCGTAGTCGTTGCCGTCTTGATTACCAATAAAACCCGACTGGGGCGTTACATATACGCCATTGGCGGCAGCGAAAGTGCGGCTCGCCTGTCGGGAGTGAATATCAATAAAATCAAAATAGCCGTCTATACTATCGCAGGGGCTCTTGCGGCTGTTGGCGGTCTACTCGTTACTTCCCGATTAGACTCAGCTCAGCCGAATGCGGGAACCAGTTATGAGTTAGATTCCATTGCGGCTGTAGTGATCGGCGGAACGTCATTGTCAGGTGGGCGGGGGAGTATTTTGGGAACTGTGCAGGGGGCTATTATCATCGGTGTATTGAACAACGGGTTGGTCCTCCTCAACGTATCGCCGTTCTGGCAGCAGGTCGTGAAAGGGTTCGTGATCCTGTTGGCGGTAATTATTGATAAATCAAATTCGAAGAGTGAATAG
- a CDS encoding ATP-binding cassette domain-containing protein — protein MRIKTPSEKQVAKNLSGGNQQKIVLSKWLATNPKLLMLDEPTRGIDVNAKNEIYKLILQLADEGMGIIVVSSELPEILAISDRILVLCEGTLTAEMAIADASEDLILKAAISISNERKSE, from the coding sequence TTGCGGATCAAAACGCCTTCGGAGAAGCAAGTCGCTAAAAATCTGAGCGGAGGGAATCAGCAGAAAATCGTGCTGTCGAAATGGCTGGCCACAAACCCAAAACTGTTGATGCTCGATGAGCCCACGAGGGGCATTGATGTGAACGCCAAGAACGAAATCTATAAACTCATTCTGCAACTGGCTGATGAGGGTATGGGTATTATCGTCGTATCCTCCGAACTGCCTGAAATTCTGGCTATTTCGGATCGTATCCTTGTCCTGTGCGAAGGCACCCTAACGGCTGAAATGGCCATTGCGGACGCATCGGAAGATTTGATACTCAAAGCCGCTATTTCAATATCAAATGAGCGAAAGAGTGAATGA
- a CDS encoding sugar ABC transporter ATP-binding protein produces MLVAENITKRFAGVTALDQVCLEFLAGQVTAVIGENGAGKSTLMKILSGVYPDYEGQIRFNGEPVRFNSIRDAQACGIAIIHQELNLIPYLSITENIFLGREITTRWGTLDQKAMRLRTRELLEKLRLDIDPDTLVAELKVGQQQVVEIAKALLVESEVIIMDEPTSAITESEVAVLFTIINDLRRENKAIVYISHKLDELFTIADRYTVLRDGKSIESGSMQGIDHDTLIRKMVGRDVKSIRRQSTERVHQPLLSVENLCLKHPIRTQENQLKDISFTVGRGEVVGIFGLMGAGRTELLETLFGLHAKRTSGVITIDSQPVKFKAPIDAIKSGLALVPEDRKKDGLVLGMDVQTNISLTALESIEQTGFLSQKKRNFVSQKIHCRFADQNAFGEASR; encoded by the coding sequence ATGTTAGTAGCAGAAAATATCACCAAACGATTTGCGGGAGTAACTGCCCTGGACCAGGTCTGCCTTGAATTTTTGGCGGGTCAGGTAACTGCTGTGATTGGCGAAAATGGAGCGGGGAAGTCGACGCTAATGAAAATCCTGTCGGGTGTTTATCCAGACTATGAAGGGCAGATTCGGTTCAATGGGGAGCCAGTCCGCTTCAATTCGATTCGTGATGCACAGGCTTGTGGCATTGCGATTATCCACCAGGAGCTAAATCTGATTCCGTATCTGAGCATCACAGAAAACATCTTTCTTGGGCGAGAAATCACGACGCGCTGGGGCACCCTCGATCAGAAAGCCATGCGACTCCGAACCCGTGAACTCCTCGAAAAACTCCGGCTAGATATTGACCCCGATACATTAGTCGCAGAATTGAAAGTGGGTCAACAACAGGTAGTTGAGATTGCTAAAGCCCTGTTGGTTGAGTCGGAAGTGATTATTATGGACGAGCCGACGTCGGCCATTACAGAGAGCGAGGTCGCCGTTCTGTTCACGATCATCAACGACCTCCGACGCGAGAACAAAGCCATTGTTTACATCTCGCATAAGCTAGATGAGCTGTTCACGATTGCCGACCGCTATACCGTTTTGCGTGATGGAAAGTCAATCGAATCGGGCAGTATGCAGGGAATTGATCATGATACACTCATCCGAAAAATGGTGGGTCGGGATGTGAAGAGCATCCGACGACAATCGACGGAACGGGTACACCAACCACTTCTTTCGGTCGAAAACCTGTGTCTTAAGCACCCGATTCGCACACAAGAGAATCAGCTAAAAGACATTTCGTTCACGGTCGGTAGGGGCGAGGTGGTTGGCATTTTTGGGCTCATGGGAGCGGGTCGCACCGAACTTTTAGAAACCCTGTTTGGCCTTCATGCAAAGCGTACTAGTGGCGTAATTACTATTGATAGTCAGCCGGTTAAATTTAAGGCTCCGATTGACGCAATCAAATCGGGACTGGCATTGGTGCCGGAAGATCGTAAAAAAGATGGGTTAGTGCTGGGGATGGATGTGCAAACCAATATAAGTCTGACGGCTCTGGAGAGCATTGAACAAACGGGTTTCCTGAGTCAGAAAAAAAGAAACTTCGTTAGCCAAAAAATACATTGCCGATTTGCGGATCAAAACGCCTTCGGAGAAGCAAGTCGCTAA
- a CDS encoding DUF2291 domain-containing protein — translation MPKNALNYSILLVLLAVVAYNSVYFKKLDEVNANSGSSAGEKFNATAYAQTFWTTKLLPASATSATDLSMLLSSLKTDREKAVDTYSHALGIGNIRYFLVKGEGKLTAINDNDVTISLPSGESVKLATEYIFGNAVRDASGLIKIIEFDNTMDLNNVSAELNAIIRKKVVPPFRASAKVGNTVKFVGAIELNKEHLHLDNVEVIPIKL, via the coding sequence ATGCCGAAAAACGCACTCAACTACTCGATTCTTCTGGTTCTCTTGGCGGTTGTCGCCTACAACTCAGTCTATTTCAAAAAGCTGGATGAGGTAAACGCTAATTCAGGCTCCAGTGCTGGCGAGAAGTTCAATGCGACCGCCTATGCGCAGACATTCTGGACTACGAAGTTATTACCAGCCAGCGCAACCTCCGCAACCGATTTATCGATGCTACTTTCATCATTGAAAACCGACAGGGAGAAAGCGGTCGATACCTATTCTCACGCATTGGGCATCGGCAACATCCGCTACTTTCTGGTCAAGGGCGAAGGTAAACTAACGGCCATTAACGATAATGACGTGACGATTTCGCTGCCCTCCGGCGAATCTGTAAAGCTGGCAACGGAATACATTTTTGGTAATGCCGTGCGGGATGCGTCGGGCCTGATCAAGATTATCGAGTTCGACAATACGATGGACCTCAATAATGTATCGGCTGAACTCAATGCGATTATTCGTAAGAAAGTTGTGCCCCCTTTTCGAGCTAGTGCGAAGGTAGGAAATACGGTGAAGTTTGTCGGAGCTATCGAACTGAATAAAGAGCATTTGCATCTGGATAATGTAGAGGTAATTCCGATAAAATTATAG
- a CDS encoding D-ribose ABC transporter substrate-binding protein codes for MNSRRIIFLLLFILFLIGSCTNKSATNQPKKVAVIVSTLNNPWFVVLAETAAAQAKALGYETKIFDSQNNTALESDHFENAIVSGFNAILLNPTDSDGSIVNARKAIEAGIPVFCMDREVNSPQAATCQILSDNYSGCVAIGKYFVQTLRTKAKDAPINYVEILGLVGDNNTWNRSKGFHSVVDQYPNFKMVAQQSADFDRNKAMEVLESILQAHPDVNAVFCGNDAMAMGAYQALVAAGKAKDVAVFGFDGADDVMNSIRDGKIKATGLQSPQTMAKTAAEFADAYFKGKRDFAKKIPVAVELVDQANIKDYPTAKKS; via the coding sequence ATGAACAGTCGAAGAATCATTTTTCTATTGCTTTTTATCCTCTTCCTGATCGGAAGCTGTACGAATAAGTCAGCTACTAACCAGCCGAAGAAGGTAGCGGTGATTGTGTCGACGCTCAACAATCCCTGGTTTGTGGTGTTGGCCGAAACGGCAGCAGCTCAGGCGAAGGCGTTGGGTTACGAGACCAAAATCTTCGACTCGCAGAACAACACGGCCCTGGAGAGCGACCATTTCGAAAACGCCATTGTGTCGGGCTTCAACGCCATTCTGCTCAACCCGACGGATTCTGATGGGTCGATTGTGAATGCGCGGAAGGCCATTGAGGCAGGCATTCCGGTATTCTGTATGGACCGGGAAGTCAACTCACCCCAGGCCGCGACCTGCCAGATTTTGTCCGACAATTACTCCGGCTGCGTGGCTATTGGGAAATACTTTGTGCAAACGCTGCGAACGAAAGCGAAAGATGCCCCAATTAACTACGTCGAAATTCTGGGATTGGTCGGCGACAACAACACCTGGAACCGCTCGAAAGGCTTTCATAGCGTGGTTGATCAGTATCCGAACTTTAAGATGGTGGCTCAGCAAAGCGCTGATTTCGACCGAAATAAGGCGATGGAAGTGCTGGAATCTATTTTGCAGGCTCACCCCGATGTCAACGCGGTTTTTTGCGGAAACGATGCGATGGCAATGGGGGCGTATCAGGCGCTGGTGGCCGCTGGAAAAGCGAAAGACGTAGCCGTTTTTGGTTTCGATGGGGCCGATGATGTGATGAATTCCATCCGCGATGGCAAGATCAAAGCAACGGGCTTGCAATCACCCCAAACGATGGCCAAAACAGCCGCTGAGTTCGCTGATGCGTATTTTAAAGGCAAACGGGATTTTGCTAAGAAGATACCCGTAGCTGTCGAACTAGTTGATCAGGCGAATATCAAGGATTATCCAACTGCTAAAAAATCCTGA
- a CDS encoding DUF1593 domain-containing protein, with protein MKRIYFLIVLLLLASLSTPSFAQSPPPQKLRVLVLTDIENEPDDAQSLVRFLTYVNQWDVEGLIATTSVHQQKRIAPERIRRIVEAYGKVRNNLLLHEKGYPETAYLLSVIKPAIPKYGMDAVGSGNDSEGSEHIIAVVDKKDDRPVWVPVWGGANCLAQALWKVRQTRTPEEVDKFVAKLRVYTISDQDDSGPWLRKTFPNLFYIVSPGFHALGGYEPSTWRGISGDVFPYAPGFAGPDSNIVNNAWLDANIRKNHGPLGAEHPHTDYIMEGDTPSFFNLIDNGLSDPEHPNYGSWGGRYELYTPRTRKWFLEPETRPIWTDAEDQVKGIDGGWYASNKATIWRWRQAYQNDFAARINWTTKPYKEANHPPVARLSHANQLQAKSGETVTLSAEGSTDPDGNELTYEWIYYPEVGTYAGSRLPKVSNSQQKVASFTAPKVTKPETMHFILAVTDKGTPALTRYQRVIVTIMP; from the coding sequence ATGAAACGCATCTATTTCTTAATAGTCCTACTCTTGCTGGCGAGCTTATCTACGCCCAGTTTCGCCCAATCCCCCCCCCCTCAAAAACTGCGGGTATTGGTGCTAACCGACATTGAAAATGAGCCCGACGATGCGCAGTCGCTGGTGCGTTTCCTGACATATGTGAATCAATGGGATGTAGAAGGACTGATTGCCACAACTTCTGTTCACCAGCAAAAACGGATTGCCCCCGAACGGATTCGGCGAATCGTAGAAGCCTATGGGAAGGTTCGGAATAATCTGCTGCTCCACGAAAAAGGCTACCCCGAAACGGCTTATCTTCTGAGTGTTATCAAACCTGCTATTCCCAAATATGGTATGGATGCCGTTGGATCAGGCAACGATTCAGAAGGGTCGGAGCATATTATTGCTGTGGTTGATAAAAAGGATGACCGGCCGGTTTGGGTGCCCGTTTGGGGAGGAGCGAACTGTCTGGCGCAGGCACTTTGGAAAGTTCGCCAGACGCGTACGCCCGAAGAGGTTGACAAGTTTGTGGCTAAGCTTCGTGTGTATACCATTTCCGATCAGGATGATTCGGGGCCGTGGTTGCGCAAAACATTCCCGAATCTGTTCTACATTGTCAGCCCCGGTTTTCATGCCCTTGGTGGGTATGAACCGTCGACCTGGCGGGGGATCAGTGGAGATGTGTTTCCCTATGCTCCCGGTTTCGCAGGGCCCGATTCCAATATTGTCAATAATGCCTGGCTGGATGCGAACATTCGTAAGAATCACGGGCCATTGGGAGCCGAGCATCCGCACACAGATTACATTATGGAAGGCGACACGCCCAGCTTTTTTAACCTGATCGACAATGGATTAAGCGACCCTGAGCATCCGAATTACGGGAGCTGGGGTGGTCGTTATGAACTCTACACACCCCGAACCCGTAAGTGGTTTCTTGAACCCGAAACCCGACCGATCTGGACGGACGCGGAAGATCAGGTAAAAGGAATTGACGGTGGTTGGTATGCGAGCAACAAAGCGACGATCTGGCGGTGGCGACAAGCGTATCAAAACGATTTTGCGGCCCGCATCAACTGGACGACTAAACCCTATAAGGAAGCGAATCATCCGCCTGTAGCCAGGTTGAGCCACGCCAACCAATTACAGGCTAAAAGCGGAGAAACGGTGACTCTTAGCGCCGAAGGCTCAACTGACCCGGATGGTAATGAGTTGACGTATGAATGGATTTACTATCCCGAAGTAGGCACCTATGCCGGTAGTCGGTTGCCTAAGGTTAGCAACAGTCAGCAGAAAGTGGCCTCGTTTACGGCCCCGAAAGTAACCAAGCCCGAAACGATGCATTTCATTCTGGCCGTAACCGATAAAGGCACCCCGGCTTTGACGCGCTATCAGCGAGTGATTGTAACGATAATGCCATAA